Proteins from a single region of Candidatus Parcubacteria bacterium:
- a CDS encoding bL28 family ribosomal protein (Derived by automated computational analysis using gene prediction method: Protein Homology. GO_function: GO:0003735 - structural constituent of ribosome [Evidence IEA]; GO_process: GO:0006412 - translation [Evidence IEA]) encodes MGKTCDLCGRGATKGVTRSHSKIKTLKRQEINLQNRNIEGVKVKVCTACLRTVAKNAAK; translated from the coding sequence ATGGGAAAAACTTGCGATCTCTGTGGCCGCGGAGCAACCAAAGGTGTTACTCGCTCACACTCCAAAATCAAAACTTTAAAACGACAAGAAATTAACCTCCAAAATAGAAATATTGAAGGAGTAAAAGTTAAGGTCTGCACTGCCTGCTTACGCACGGTTGCTAAAAATGCCGCTAAATAA
- a CDS encoding site-2 protease family protein (Derived by automated computational analysis using gene prediction method: Protein Homology.), with product MIEIFSLLILILSITFHEFFHGLAAYRLGDSTAKNAGRLTLNPIKHLDPVGSFLLPLTLYLVNSPFLFGWAKPVPYNPNNLRDKRYGDAKVAAAGPLANLGLAIFAALLFRLFGPASALAYFLLQAIIINVLLALFNLIPLPPLDGSKILAVFLPARWRFRLLHANQWWGFLFLFLFLFIGFDYLIPLVFKISWGLAGLPF from the coding sequence ATGATTGAAATCTTTTCCCTCCTCATTTTAATTCTCTCTATTACTTTCCATGAATTTTTTCATGGTCTGGCTGCTTACCGTTTAGGGGATAGTACGGCTAAAAATGCCGGCCGCCTCACGCTTAACCCGATTAAGCATTTAGATCCGGTTGGTTCTTTCTTGTTGCCGCTCACTCTTTATTTAGTAAACTCGCCCTTTTTGTTTGGTTGGGCGAAACCGGTACCTTATAATCCTAATAATCTGCGCGATAAAAGATATGGTGATGCTAAAGTCGCCGCCGCTGGCCCGCTAGCCAATTTAGGGTTAGCCATTTTTGCGGCTTTATTGTTCCGCCTCTTCGGACCCGCTTCGGCGCTTGCCTATTTTTTACTGCAGGCGATTATTATTAATGTCTTATTAGCGCTCTTTAATTTAATCCCTCTGCCACCCTTAGATGGCTCAAAAATTTTAGCGGTTTTTCTACCCGCGCGCTGGCGCTTCCGCCTGCTACATGCCAACCAATGGTGGGGTTTCTTATTTCTATTCCTTTTTTTGTTTATTGGCTTTGATTACCTCATTCCACTGGTTTTTAAGATTTCTTGGGGGCTGGCCGGTTTGCCTTTTTAA
- the prfB gene encoding peptide chain release factor 2 (Derived by automated computational analysis using gene prediction method: Protein Homology. GO_function: GO:0003747 - translation release factor activity [Evidence IEA]; GO_process: GO:0006415 - translational termination [Evidence IEA]), producing the protein MNNLLAQLEDLQVKTQSLARLLNLAAKKEEVAKLQAQQAAPDFWQDQGQAVKVGQALEKLQKQIKPFEDLAQDLQENIEFANLVALEEIQMELRKGLEKKVTSLEKTYQGLEFYSLLSGPYDEADAYISIHAGTGGVDAQDFALMLERMYLRFCETAGFKVELVDRLLANEAGIKSALYKVSGPYVYGYLRCEYGVHRLVRISPFDGESLRQTSFALVEVTPELPTEILPPLKDEDLKIDLFRASGPGGQNVNKTESAVRITHLPTGLVVACQNERSQHQNKATALGILQAKLHQLSISERAEELEDIKGGVVTASWGRQIRSYVLQPYQMVKDHRSNYSTSDVNAVFDGELKPFMEAYLRFSAGQSSAN; encoded by the coding sequence GTTAAAACCCAATCCTTGGCGCGCCTATTGAATTTGGCAGCCAAAAAAGAAGAAGTTGCTAAACTGCAAGCTCAGCAAGCTGCGCCGGATTTTTGGCAAGACCAAGGGCAGGCGGTTAAAGTGGGGCAGGCCTTAGAAAAATTACAAAAACAAATTAAACCCTTTGAAGATTTAGCCCAAGATTTACAGGAGAATATTGAATTTGCCAATTTAGTGGCGCTTGAAGAAATTCAAATGGAGCTGCGGAAAGGGTTAGAAAAAAAAGTGACCAGCCTGGAAAAAACTTATCAAGGCTTGGAATTTTATTCTCTACTGTCCGGTCCTTATGATGAGGCTGATGCCTATATTTCTATTCATGCCGGCACCGGCGGGGTTGATGCGCAAGATTTTGCCTTGATGTTGGAGCGAATGTATTTACGTTTTTGCGAAACCGCTGGTTTTAAGGTGGAGTTAGTGGATCGCTTACTGGCTAATGAGGCCGGAATAAAAAGCGCTTTGTATAAAGTTAGCGGCCCTTATGTCTATGGTTATCTGCGGTGCGAATATGGCGTTCATCGGCTTGTGCGGATTTCTCCTTTTGATGGCGAATCTTTACGGCAGACTTCTTTTGCCTTAGTGGAAGTAACTCCAGAATTACCGACCGAAATTTTACCGCCCCTTAAGGATGAAGATTTAAAAATTGATTTGTTTCGAGCCAGTGGTCCCGGTGGTCAAAATGTTAACAAGACTGAGTCCGCAGTTCGGATTACGCATCTGCCGACTGGCCTGGTCGTCGCCTGTCAGAACGAACGCTCGCAGCACCAAAACAAAGCCACCGCTCTCGGTATTTTACAAGCCAAGCTGCATCAGTTAAGTATTTCGGAACGAGCAGAAGAGTTAGAAGATATTAAAGGCGGTGTCGTGACCGCTTCTTGGGGGCGGCAAATTCGTTCTTATGTTTTGCAACCCTATCAAATGGTTAAAGACCATCGGAGTAATTATAGTACTAGCGATGTAAATGCTGTTTTTGATGGTGAGCTAAAACCTTTTATGGAAGCTTATCTTCGCTTTAGCGCTGGTCAGAGTAGCGCTAATTAA
- a CDS encoding ComEC/Rec2 family competence protein (Derived by automated computational analysis using gene prediction method: Protein Homology.) — protein MRRSFFLYLAAVFISGIFVAASGQPLFLLAGLIFVFWRRPPWWWLVGIILFFGAIFYHQEFDSRANSSKLRTQVGETASGRALISEDIDPGGDYQKVVAIYLTADGQLGERFLMRLPAYPRYRAGEIISFSGTWEAPENWSAFRYDRYLARQEIYVLLNFPKAEKIGVAKGFFFSLWRFKARLYQKIIAHLPEPEAGLAAALMLGYRQTITADDKTVFSETGLSHLIAISGSHLSLLAGMLFLFLKRLKIKARAAAPLLIIFLWFYVALTGFSASALRSVLMSTFVLSGAGKRWRLSSGSLLLICAAIMLLKNPLLLRDDLSFQLSYLALLALIYGEPLAEAKFGQGPIRSLLILTMLVQLLTWPVSALNFGRVSLLAPVANLLVTALFTWLLPLLITNVILSFAISGAFFWAGTYLLLRTIFLISRFLASLPDAAVSLTISEHFVYVYYLIIYLLYRHLKKTMRFKKSPQLEDFLNQFKNYQN, from the coding sequence ATGCGACGCTCATTTTTTCTTTATCTGGCCGCCGTTTTTATTAGCGGTATTTTTGTGGCGGCCAGTGGCCAGCCTCTATTTTTACTGGCTGGCTTAATCTTTGTCTTTTGGCGCCGCCCACCGTGGTGGTGGCTAGTAGGAATAATTTTATTTTTTGGGGCAATCTTTTATCATCAGGAATTTGACTCTCGGGCGAACAGTTCCAAGTTGCGGACTCAGGTCGGCGAGACCGCTAGTGGCCGGGCCTTAATCAGTGAAGATATTGATCCTGGTGGTGATTATCAAAAGGTGGTGGCGATTTATTTAACCGCTGACGGGCAACTGGGGGAAAGATTTTTAATGAGATTGCCGGCTTATCCTCGCTACCGCGCCGGCGAGATTATTAGTTTTTCTGGCACCTGGGAGGCGCCGGAAAACTGGTCGGCTTTTCGCTATGATCGTTATTTGGCTCGGCAAGAAATTTATGTATTGTTAAATTTTCCGAAAGCGGAAAAGATTGGCGTCGCTAAAGGGTTTTTCTTTTCTTTGTGGCGTTTTAAGGCACGCTTATACCAAAAAATTATTGCTCACTTACCCGAGCCAGAAGCGGGACTAGCGGCTGCTTTAATGTTGGGGTATCGGCAAACAATTACGGCTGATGATAAAACTGTTTTCTCAGAGACGGGGCTTAGTCATTTAATTGCTATTTCCGGCTCGCACTTAAGTTTGTTAGCGGGAATGCTTTTTCTTTTTTTAAAACGTTTAAAAATAAAAGCGCGCGCGGCGGCGCCGCTGCTGATAATTTTTCTCTGGTTTTATGTGGCCCTAACCGGTTTTTCGGCCTCCGCTTTGCGCTCGGTGCTAATGTCCACTTTTGTTTTAAGCGGGGCGGGGAAGCGTTGGCGCCTTAGTAGTGGCTCACTCTTACTGATTTGCGCTGCCATAATGCTTCTAAAGAATCCTTTACTGCTGCGCGACGACTTAAGTTTTCAGCTATCTTATTTAGCGCTACTCGCTCTTATCTATGGCGAGCCCTTGGCGGAAGCTAAATTTGGCCAGGGCCCGATACGTAGTTTGCTCATTCTCACGATGCTCGTCCAGCTCCTTACCTGGCCCGTCTCGGCTCTTAATTTTGGCCGTGTTTCTTTACTAGCGCCCGTGGCGAACCTGCTGGTAACGGCTTTGTTTACTTGGCTTTTACCACTCTTAATTACCAATGTAATTTTATCTTTTGCTATTTCCGGGGCATTTTTCTGGGCCGGGACTTATCTCTTGCTGCGAACGATCTTTTTAATTAGCCGCTTCTTAGCGTCTTTACCAGACGCGGCCGTTTCCTTAACTATCAGCGAGCACTTTGTTTATGTTTATTATTTAATTATTTATCTTCTTTATCGGCACTTAAAGAAAACTATGCGCTTCAAAAAAAGCCCCCAACTTGAGGACTTTTTAAACCAATTTAAAAATTACCAAAACTAA
- the rpsL gene encoding 30S ribosomal protein S12 (Derived by automated computational analysis using gene prediction method: Protein Homology. GO_component: GO:0000314 - organellar small ribosomal subunit [Evidence IEA]; GO_component: GO:0022627 - cytosolic small ribosomal subunit [Evidence IEA]; GO_function: GO:0003735 - structural constituent of ribosome [Evidence IEA]; GO_process: GO:0006412 - translation [Evidence IEA]), producing the protein MPTINQLVRKGRKSKPKRQHSLALHVNLDTLHRKRKEVAKGAPFKQGVCLKVTTTTPKKPNSALRKICRVRLSNGMEVTAYIPGMGHNLQEHSIVLVKGGKTKDLPGVRYKVVRGVYDASGVEARRKSRSAYGAKKPKAAK; encoded by the coding sequence ATGCCTACAATTAACCAATTGGTTCGTAAGGGTCGCAAATCTAAACCAAAGCGTCAGCACTCACTTGCTTTGCATGTGAACCTGGATACTTTGCACCGCAAGCGCAAAGAAGTCGCTAAAGGAGCTCCTTTTAAACAAGGGGTTTGTTTAAAGGTGACCACGACCACGCCCAAGAAACCGAACTCGGCTTTACGAAAAATCTGCCGTGTCCGTTTATCTAATGGTATGGAAGTGACTGCTTATATTCCGGGTATGGGACACAATCTCCAAGAACACTCTATCGTTTTGGTGAAGGGTGGAAAAACTAAAGATTTGCCTGGTGTTCGTTATAAGGTTGTTCGTGGTGTCTATGATGCCTCCGGCGTTGAAGCTCGACGGAAAAGCCGCAGTGCTTACGGCGCTAAAAAACCGAAGGCCGCTAAATAA